A DNA window from Chryseobacterium sp. MEBOG06 contains the following coding sequences:
- a CDS encoding T9SS type B sorting domain-containing protein, protein MKNFIFSLLSLFLTFGSLFGQRDTEHWIAPYYASTSYTQALYLSTDSLIPFDVTVYSNNIALGTVTISKGSPQIYTVPVTNIAATVPAEAFTVINKGLYLNGAKPFYCTLRMVSNTTHAEIVTSKGKAGIGKEFYVAATPSPFSSTGNNFTAGILATENATSVTVTWNAGVNFLGTAPAGTTHTFILNKGESFIFAGNGANSSNIGSFIGAKVVSDKPVTLTNGNVNGNFGTTTNSGSDAILDQAVPVERLGSTFAMVRTRSTAADLEGGIVIATENNTDIFLNGSTTPAATINQGEWYRISGDAYVLQGTSGHANMFITTSKNVYLYQLVAVNNSSATCGFNYIPPLNCFLPRKIDEIGKINEMPLPNPTPSDMVIKLNILTEAGATVTVNGNFPNATQGPYPLTGNASWVTYVIEGITGNVTIISDKAVTAGINGGYNTSGYGGYFAGFSSIPVIAKKTGDCVPGIVLEVDDGYDSYQWFLNGAAIPGATSHTYTPTQAGNYTVKVTMGSCPPVTTPIYKVFPCLYESTSTVNSCASKVITPAFSNSAQTPLGSTVTIITPPAHGTVTSPNPTTGAFTYVPNTGYIGPDLIVYQFCSNAPEFIDCEKVTLHLNVVPFILDDATVKACQYNGKGFFDLTKAAVTSYSPVVKKFYLSMADLTSDSNPITDPTNYNSAAGVVYVKVTTSEGCTGTAKITLAFFPSPVVHDGLLSECFLPEAENQSKFDLTAANITNETPVTKSFYTTLTDAGNDTNEIQNPTAYTSANATVYARVYNADGCYSIAKIILKVIPPKRSAVLTDRIICIDAKTTLDAGPGYASYQWSTGATTQTIQDVMVGTYWVILEDNGCFVKQPVNVKKSQDPVIQEVEISNNTATVHISGGKASYQYAVDAPSNWQDSNVFTGLTRGQHTFYIKDAYNCTPVSVEVTVPNLINAITPNGDHKNDFIDYSELAYKENLSFVVYDRYGNKIFTGNKFNNYRWDGKHFDKKITTDTYWYHINWNESNKEKTPIKYTGWILVKNIE, encoded by the coding sequence ATGAAAAACTTTATATTTAGTCTATTAAGCCTCTTTCTGACGTTCGGCTCTTTATTCGGACAAAGAGATACTGAACATTGGATAGCTCCTTACTATGCTTCAACAAGCTACACCCAGGCTTTGTATTTATCTACAGATTCTCTGATTCCTTTTGATGTTACAGTGTATAGCAATAATATTGCCCTGGGAACTGTCACCATCAGTAAAGGCAGTCCACAGATTTATACGGTTCCTGTCACTAATATAGCCGCCACAGTTCCTGCTGAAGCTTTCACAGTGATCAATAAAGGCTTATATCTTAACGGTGCCAAACCTTTCTACTGCACGCTTAGAATGGTGAGCAACACTACTCACGCAGAAATTGTTACGAGCAAAGGTAAGGCAGGAATTGGGAAGGAGTTTTATGTAGCTGCAACTCCGTCTCCTTTTTCAAGTACGGGAAATAATTTCACTGCCGGTATTTTGGCTACAGAGAATGCGACCTCAGTAACGGTAACGTGGAATGCGGGTGTCAATTTTCTGGGCACTGCTCCAGCAGGTACAACGCATACTTTTATCCTGAATAAAGGAGAGTCTTTTATCTTCGCAGGTAATGGAGCCAATTCCTCGAATATCGGATCATTCATTGGAGCAAAAGTAGTTTCTGACAAGCCGGTTACTCTTACCAACGGAAACGTTAACGGAAATTTTGGAACTACAACCAATTCAGGATCGGATGCCATTTTGGATCAGGCTGTTCCTGTAGAAAGGTTGGGAAGTACATTTGCAATGGTAAGAACAAGATCTACCGCAGCAGACTTAGAGGGTGGCATTGTGATCGCTACTGAAAACAATACAGATATATTTTTAAATGGCTCTACCACGCCCGCTGCTACAATCAATCAGGGAGAATGGTATAGAATTTCAGGGGATGCTTATGTACTTCAGGGGACTTCCGGACATGCCAATATGTTTATAACCACCTCAAAAAATGTCTATTTGTATCAGCTGGTAGCTGTTAATAACAGTAGTGCAACTTGCGGGTTCAATTATATTCCTCCATTAAACTGTTTTCTACCGAGAAAAATAGACGAGATCGGCAAAATCAATGAAATGCCACTTCCTAATCCTACCCCAAGCGATATGGTCATTAAGTTAAATATCCTAACTGAAGCCGGCGCAACGGTAACAGTCAACGGAAATTTCCCTAATGCTACTCAGGGGCCTTATCCGCTGACCGGAAATGCATCATGGGTAACTTATGTGATAGAAGGAATTACAGGTAACGTAACTATTATTTCTGACAAAGCAGTCACTGCCGGTATCAATGGAGGATACAACACTTCCGGATATGGAGGATATTTTGCAGGATTTTCATCAATCCCTGTAATTGCAAAAAAAACAGGAGACTGTGTTCCGGGTATTGTGCTGGAAGTAGATGACGGATATGATTCTTATCAATGGTTCTTAAATGGAGCTGCCATACCAGGAGCCACATCCCATACCTACACTCCTACTCAGGCAGGAAATTACACCGTAAAAGTAACAATGGGAAGCTGTCCACCGGTTACGACTCCTATTTATAAAGTCTTCCCTTGTTTATATGAATCTACTTCAACGGTTAATTCATGTGCTTCAAAGGTTATTACCCCTGCATTCTCCAATTCTGCCCAGACGCCACTAGGAAGTACAGTCACCATCATTACTCCTCCCGCTCACGGAACTGTTACCTCACCCAACCCTACTACAGGAGCATTTACATATGTTCCCAATACAGGATATATAGGCCCGGACCTTATTGTATACCAGTTTTGCAGTAATGCACCGGAATTTATTGATTGTGAAAAAGTAACTTTACATTTAAATGTTGTACCATTCATTCTGGATGATGCCACCGTTAAAGCATGTCAGTATAACGGAAAAGGATTTTTTGACTTAACAAAAGCTGCTGTTACTTCTTACAGTCCTGTAGTGAAAAAGTTCTACCTTAGTATGGCAGATCTTACTTCTGACTCCAATCCAATTACAGATCCTACAAATTATAACTCTGCCGCCGGAGTTGTGTATGTAAAGGTAACGACCAGTGAAGGATGTACGGGCACTGCTAAAATTACGTTAGCTTTCTTTCCTTCTCCTGTAGTACATGATGGTTTGTTAAGTGAATGTTTTCTTCCGGAAGCAGAAAATCAGTCAAAATTTGATCTGACAGCGGCCAACATCACAAATGAAACACCTGTCACAAAGAGTTTTTATACAACATTAACGGATGCCGGCAATGATACCAATGAAATCCAGAATCCGACAGCTTATACCTCTGCAAATGCCACTGTTTATGCAAGAGTTTACAACGCAGACGGATGTTATTCCATTGCAAAAATTATTCTTAAGGTAATTCCTCCGAAAAGATCTGCAGTACTTACAGATAGAATCATTTGTATAGATGCCAAAACTACGTTAGATGCAGGCCCCGGATATGCTTCTTACCAATGGAGTACCGGAGCAACTACGCAAACAATACAGGATGTCATGGTGGGAACATACTGGGTCATTCTTGAAGATAACGGATGCTTTGTTAAACAGCCCGTCAATGTTAAAAAATCTCAGGATCCGGTGATTCAGGAAGTTGAAATTTCCAATAATACTGCAACCGTTCATATATCAGGAGGAAAAGCATCTTATCAATATGCGGTAGACGCTCCTTCTAACTGGCAGGACTCTAACGTTTTCACAGGACTTACAAGAGGCCAGCATACATTCTATATAAAAGATGCATATAACTGTACGCCGGTTTCTGTAGAAGTAACAGTACCTAACCTTATTAATGCGATCACGCCAAACGGAGATCATAAAAATGATTTTATTGACTATAGTGAATTGGCTTATAAGGAGAATCTTTCATTCGTAGTGTATGACAGGTATGGAAACAAGATTTTCACCGGAAATAAGTTTAATAACTACAGGTGGGACGGAAAGCATTTCGATAAAAAAATAACAACTGACACTTATTGGTATCATATTAACTGGAACGAATCCAACAAAGAAAAGACCCCAATTAAGTATACAGGATGGATTTTAGTGAAAAATATTGAATAA